The following proteins are co-located in the Mesorhizobium australicum WSM2073 genome:
- a CDS encoding NAD(P)-dependent oxidoreductase: MNTTATGEKIGFVGLGLMGHGIAKNIVDKGYSLTFLGRKNRKPAEDLLGRGAREASTSRDVAAASDIVFICVTGSREVEAIIRGPDGIKEGLKKGAVVVDCSTSDPVSTVALAAELKALGVDYVDAPLSRTPKEAWEGTLDAMVGAPDAVFARVKPVIDTWAGRIVHIGDTGDGHRMKLLNNFISLGYAALYSEALALAEKVGISPPRFDSVIRNGRMDCGFYQTFMRWTLEGDRDAHKFTIANAFKDLTYLESMAGAAGIANPLGNATKNAFAGAHATGPAEQFVPMLATHIAKVNGIDLMPTKDGKKQTI, translated from the coding sequence ATGAACACGACCGCTACGGGTGAGAAGATCGGCTTTGTCGGCCTTGGATTGATGGGGCACGGCATCGCCAAGAACATCGTCGACAAGGGATATTCCCTGACCTTCCTCGGCCGCAAGAACCGCAAACCAGCGGAGGATCTTCTCGGCCGAGGCGCTCGTGAGGCATCGACTTCCCGCGATGTGGCGGCGGCATCTGATATCGTCTTCATCTGCGTCACCGGCTCGCGCGAGGTCGAGGCTATCATTCGCGGTCCCGATGGCATCAAGGAGGGTTTGAAGAAGGGGGCGGTCGTCGTCGACTGCTCGACATCGGATCCGGTCTCGACCGTGGCACTTGCCGCGGAACTCAAGGCGCTCGGCGTCGACTATGTCGACGCGCCGCTCAGCCGCACGCCGAAGGAAGCCTGGGAAGGCACGCTCGACGCCATGGTCGGCGCGCCCGACGCCGTCTTTGCCAGGGTCAAGCCGGTGATCGACACCTGGGCCGGCCGCATCGTGCATATCGGCGATACCGGAGACGGCCACCGCATGAAGCTGCTCAACAATTTCATCTCGCTGGGCTACGCCGCCCTCTATTCCGAGGCCTTGGCACTGGCGGAGAAGGTCGGCATCTCGCCGCCGCGTTTCGACAGCGTCATTCGCAACGGCCGCATGGATTGCGGCTTCTACCAGACCTTCATGCGCTGGACGCTGGAAGGCGACCGCGACGCCCACAAATTCACCATAGCCAATGCCTTCAAGGACCTGACTTATCTGGAATCGATGGCGGGGGCGGCCGGCATCGCTAATCCGCTCGGCAACGCCACCAAGAACGCCTTCGCCGGCGCTCACGCAACCGGCCCGGCCGAGCAGTTCGTGCCGATGCTGGCCACGCACATCGCCAAGGTCAATGGCATCGACCTGATGCCGACGAAGGATGGAAAGAAGCAGACGATCTGA